A section of the Castanea sativa cultivar Marrone di Chiusa Pesio chromosome 12, ASM4071231v1 genome encodes:
- the LOC142619481 gene encoding uncharacterized protein LOC142619481 isoform X2 produces the protein MHTSQPSSLIQGRQARVAATSTVNGHLTYLDDSLSARNLELHSGGARTQLEAEDEADDPGALAAVGCLHAIGTILESVSRHPQLFVQVEPTLVPIMRRMLTSDGQGPCVCFRR, from the exons ATGCACACTAGCCAGCCTTCGTCTTTAATCCAAGGGAGACAGGCACGGGTTGCTGCAACATCTACTGTCAATGGACACCTTACATATCTAGATGATAGTCTTTCAGCGAGAAATTTAGAG CTGCATTCTGGAGGTGCACGAACACAGCTGGAAGCTGAAGATGAAGCTGATGATCCTGGTGCTTTGGCTGCAGTTGGCTGTTTGCATGCCATTGGCACAATTCTTGAATCAGTGAGCAGGCATCCTCAACTTTTTGTCCAAGTTGAACCAACGTTGGTCCCTATAATGCGTAGAATGTTAACAAGTGATGGCCAAG GACCTTGTGTATGCTTCCGAAGGTAG
- the LOC142619481 gene encoding importin beta-like SAD2 isoform X3 has protein sequence MHTSQPSSLIQGRQARVAATSTVNGHLTYLDDSLSARNLELHSGGARTQLEAEDEADDPGALAAVGCLHAIGTILESVSRHPQLFVQVEPTLVPIMRRMLTSDGQGQVF, from the exons ATGCACACTAGCCAGCCTTCGTCTTTAATCCAAGGGAGACAGGCACGGGTTGCTGCAACATCTACTGTCAATGGACACCTTACATATCTAGATGATAGTCTTTCAGCGAGAAATTTAGAG CTGCATTCTGGAGGTGCACGAACACAGCTGGAAGCTGAAGATGAAGCTGATGATCCTGGTGCTTTGGCTGCAGTTGGCTGTTTGCATGCCATTGGCACAATTCTTGAATCAGTGAGCAGGCATCCTCAACTTTTTGTCCAAGTTGAACCAACGTTGGTCCCTATAATGCGTAGAATGTTAACAAGTGATGGCCAAG GGCAAGTGTTTTGA
- the LOC142619481 gene encoding importin beta-like SAD2 isoform X5 — MHTSQPSSLIQGRQARVAATSTVNGHLTYLDDSLSARNLELHSGGARTQLEAEDEADDPGALAAVGCLHAIGTILESVSRHPQLFVQVEPTLVPIMRRMLTSDGQVS, encoded by the exons ATGCACACTAGCCAGCCTTCGTCTTTAATCCAAGGGAGACAGGCACGGGTTGCTGCAACATCTACTGTCAATGGACACCTTACATATCTAGATGATAGTCTTTCAGCGAGAAATTTAGAG CTGCATTCTGGAGGTGCACGAACACAGCTGGAAGCTGAAGATGAAGCTGATGATCCTGGTGCTTTGGCTGCAGTTGGCTGTTTGCATGCCATTGGCACAATTCTTGAATCAGTGAGCAGGCATCCTCAACTTTTTGTCCAAGTTGAACCAACGTTGGTCCCTATAATGCGTAGAATGTTAACAAGTGATGGCCAAG TTTCTTAA
- the LOC142619481 gene encoding uncharacterized protein LOC142619481 isoform X1, with protein MHTSQPSSLIQGRQARVAATSTVNGHLTYLDDSLSARNLELHSGGARTQLEAEDEADDPGALAAVGCLHAIGTILESVSRHPQLFVQVEPTLVPIMRRMLTSDGQGFGVSFVSSLDIYQRFIFVICREMIFV; from the exons ATGCACACTAGCCAGCCTTCGTCTTTAATCCAAGGGAGACAGGCACGGGTTGCTGCAACATCTACTGTCAATGGACACCTTACATATCTAGATGATAGTCTTTCAGCGAGAAATTTAGAG CTGCATTCTGGAGGTGCACGAACACAGCTGGAAGCTGAAGATGAAGCTGATGATCCTGGTGCTTTGGCTGCAGTTGGCTGTTTGCATGCCATTGGCACAATTCTTGAATCAGTGAGCAGGCATCCTCAACTTTTTGTCCAAGTTGAACCAACGTTGGTCCCTATAATGCGTAGAATGTTAACAAGTGATGGCCAAG GATTTGGAGTTTCATTTGTCAGCAGCTTAGACATCTATCAGAGATTTATTTTCGTAATTTGCAGGGAAATGATCTTTGTATGA
- the LOC142619481 gene encoding importin beta-like SAD2 isoform X4 — MHTSQPSSLIQGRQARVAATSTVNGHLTYLDDSLSARNLELHSGGARTQLEAEDEADDPGALAAVGCLHAIGTILESVSRHPQLFVQVEPTLVPIMRRMLTSDGQVV; from the exons ATGCACACTAGCCAGCCTTCGTCTTTAATCCAAGGGAGACAGGCACGGGTTGCTGCAACATCTACTGTCAATGGACACCTTACATATCTAGATGATAGTCTTTCAGCGAGAAATTTAGAG CTGCATTCTGGAGGTGCACGAACACAGCTGGAAGCTGAAGATGAAGCTGATGATCCTGGTGCTTTGGCTGCAGTTGGCTGTTTGCATGCCATTGGCACAATTCTTGAATCAGTGAGCAGGCATCCTCAACTTTTTGTCCAAGTTGAACCAACGTTGGTCCCTATAATGCGTAGAATGTTAACAAGTGATGGCCAAG TTGTTTAA